In Argiope bruennichi chromosome 4, qqArgBrue1.1, whole genome shotgun sequence, the sequence ttatacaaatattttttactgcatttatattaaataaagttattaaacttTAAGTAAATGTAGTgtatctgtaaattaaatttatgtatgagtgaaaaatatttcatgtataaatttattcatagatATACTATCTCATTCTTAatgcaaatactttttaaaacaaaacatgaaatcttatcttaaatgaaacaaaaataacaaaatttttaaagaaaaattattatagtgcaaaaaataaaaacttctggtctgaaaattatttaaaagatggaaaacataagtttttcaatatactttattgatttcaaacaaaacaatataaataaaacacacatttttttatataattgcgactactaaaaaaaaacaactttaaatatcatagattttaaattttaagtaaccatcatatacttatattttcaaataattatacattaaataaattatgtcttaGACTCTTGaaagaacaaatattaaaaaccatACTCAGTTTTAGTTCTCCCTCTCTTTCCAGTAAGTTATTATTTAGCAAAGAACAATTTCTCATAAAATAGATGCtttattatttcgttattttaaaatccattcatgcatttatttataacatcttaataattcaatgaattcctgattttttcaaaattgtttatttaaattaaaagcaaatgtttgtaaacatttaaataaaatttattttagcttattcatgccattaaatttaaaatcgaatAATTATCTTAGCATACTAAaggatattttcatatttaattttttacctggaaatttataaattacatttatgctatttaaaaaaatgacttagaaaattgtattaataGTCTAATTAAGAGATTGTTCAACTAAAGagtttgtataatttatatattaagtaaattagatgttaaaaaataagagaaataaataaattcaggaTATTTAGATTTACTTAATCATTTAGTCTTCAtcctttcttgtttttttttattgctaaggATTTTGAGGTCAtatcctactttttttttcttttctacacataaataatttatatttttctacatataataaaaataaatatatatgaaaaatagaataatgaGTGAAAAGCTTTTGTGATAGAATAGGAAATAAATGCATagcaattaaaaagatttcaaataaaattagggAATTCAACtggcttttataatttttcataacaaaacaAATCAGTTTTATGAGGAACTTATAAGTAGGAACACTTCacattaataaatgcaatatcaataaaagaagaaatcaCATTAAATAATGACAATCACAgaatttcaaaactgattatatcaaacaatatgaaaatatttcacaatataaatacatttctgCTTGTCCATTTCTTTCAGCTGCCTAGAGACTATACATGCTTTCTATCTCTAATGTCCTTTAGAATTTGTCAAAACCTTTCGAAATTCTTTCTCTACATATATCTATATAcataaatatgcaatatatactaaaatataaagtataacaTCTTATTGATACAActttaatgtaacaaaataattcttttgactTAGAAGATTTACTTAAAATAGcagaataaaatatcaagaaatataaccatttttcagatttaatgttTTACTGAAAGTTCTTGATAAAAAGTCAACATCTGCCATTTTACATtgcaaagtattttcaaaaatttcatttagtatgTCTTCATATTCCTGATGCACCTTTTCTATacctaattcttttaaattttcgagAACTTCTTCTGGTAGATTAACTTTTCCATTTCTAATGCCattcagcaattcttgtttagCATCAATAGTAAATGAAACCAAAGATTTTAAATCTCCTTCATCagagatattttctgaaaaagaaaaatattacaaaatcttagtttatattaatatgatttttttaacatttacaaatcagattgcaataaaaattgtgcATATTAAAAATAGACTCATAATCTTAAGACCACCTTATCTTGCAATGACCAATATGTTAAATACAGTAAATGAACTTTAACAGAATATTTTGGGGCATATTTGACTAATTAGTATTTTTTCAGAATGTTATAAAGAAGTCAAAAATTTGGTGACCTGCCCTTTATTAACAggattttctatttattgttcTCTCTCTCTCATCAAATTTTTCATCACTAGTATTAAACtgatacatttcaaatttcaaaaaagaaatttttaaaacacttcagCGTCAGAACAGTTATCCCCCCTTCTTTTGTTATTCctttaattaaacattgtaaTTAATATGGCTTAAGTAAATTCATTaagttcaaaagaaattaaactgtTCTTTTAATATACTTATGTTTCATTGTTCTTCTTCAATTGTTACTCCttccacactttttttttattttaatattacaaacttttccattatttttctttttttgtggaatatattttcaataaactgaCTACCTATATTTTTGAGATCAtttcaaacaatgaaatatttatcaaaatattgttcCACATGAAATAAGCAGAATAACtcagctataatttttttaaattaatccattaatgGCATGACTAATCAGACAATAAACCAAAATGTAAAACAATAACCATGCCCTACATCagcaatataaaaaaagctaATAATTGTCACATCTCATCACTGTTTATACTCTTacatatgtttgtgtgtgtgcatatACATGGTGATTCGTAAAGCACTTTAAATTGCAAATGGTGTCTTCAAGAGCCAGGGAAGTAATgtgcatataaaataaagtaattatattgaatttattcagataatttaCAGTggtgaaataaggaaatttataaaaataaagtaagtcagtaaaaaaaaaaaccaattacaaaaatgttgctatagtataataaaaacacaggGAAAAGTTTCGTGCAatgagaaattctgaaaaataggCTGAGATATTTGTgactaaaattataaacatttcattatttgaaaaagaattcatcctaaaaatgaaaaatatattatcaagtaTTATCACACAGTTATTCTGAGTTAAGTGACAgcaaagtgaaatttaagcaataaagaaaataaacaaaaatattttttttttaaacctggaaaataaaaaatctaaggaGTACATTTTTTATGTTTAGGATTAATCCTTTTCTAAGAGAAAtaaagtttacaattttaatcGCAGCTATCTCCaccaattttacaaattattccatgaattttttcctttttttttatggtaTAGAATACTTTTTTCTAACTGgactttttgagttatttttttgtaacttccttattttgCCACTAGGAACACTGCAACCTATTTCAATTAATTAGCATAGTTTCTTTACTATAAGTAAAGAAACTTatagtagttttatttttttataaatgaatcatattttcaaaatattaagagaTAAATTGATGTGTGTGTGTAGGGTGATTGATCAGTAAAGTCCTTAGAAGCACTTTTAATTTAGAATGTTGTCTCACATTACTTCCCTACTATATGAGACAACATTCTAAATTAAAAGTGCTTCTAAGGACTTTACTGATCAATCACCCTACACACACACATCAATTTAtctcttaatattttgaaaatatgattcatttataaaaaaataaaactacacaagagaataatgtaattatacaaacataaatatataaattttaaacatggaTATTCTagcatgtatttttaaaatatatatgttaccacttttatgaaatatcaacCAACATTAAtacatctaaataaaataactttttaaatactaATGCAAATtacactttctttgaaaaaaattgtgtatcataaataaaataacgtTCATTAATCTGAAACTTGCTTTCTAACTCATTTCCTACCAGAACAATCCAAATAAGAGTTactaaactaattattttctttcttcaaatcaTTATCATAAAAGGCATAATTAACATAATAGATAAAAGGTAACCTTAACAATGGCAacataaagtatatatttaaaaatatttcctatttataattttaaaatattttcattaaccttgaaaacattatttatgaaagctaaatgaaaaaaatcattttttcccagttttttttaaagggaacATATGTAATTGAATGTAATTATGTATAACTTCAAACActgatggcatttttttttctaacatcaaTGAATATTAgtcatcaaatttcaatttaattaaatattttaaattatttttactgttttatttaactaatttcatGTACACAAAAGGGCTGTCCAAAACAAGAACTCAACTGATTTTCCTCTATTATCTGCATTATGCATGTGACCTATCAATTACATATCTTGGCCTTATAAAACAACTAGCtacatataaaaagattttatcaatatttttactatattatattatatggctcataaataattatcaatatttttactatattatattatatggctcataaataattatagcatatatgtttccaaaataattacttcatttcctaaaattatatttctaaagaaaaatgaaagaagaagaatCATAATTTTGACTATGCAAGATAAGTTTTAATGTCATAAATTGATGTAATAATCCATTCTCCTAACACAAATTCATTCAGTTATCTGAATTTCAGTAGTAAATGATATATTGTGTTATAGTACACGCATGATGCAGTCATAAACTTATGCTACAAATCTTTCTATCAACAGAAATTCTTCTGGTTCTCTGAATCAgttctgaattattcaaatttggaAAGCCATAAGTATATCATAAacattatcaatatataaaacaGTTTACATTCTATAAAATTACCTTAGTCTCATCTGCAGGTATAGAAAAACACAATATAATTCTGAGGATGCCAAAATAACTTTCAAAGGTTAagatttatctatatttctccattattttttaacattaattaatcataatttcaaaCTGAATATCAAAATTAAGTATGCTTTTCTTCAATAAGTGACTattggcaataaaattttatggtcAATCCTAAATAATACACATTATGAAGCCCCTTGTATAGTAAACTGTTTACTATAGTTTCATACttcaatacattttcaatttagtCAACATGCTAATGgtttattttggattaatttttgattaatatatatattaattaattttggattaactattgtgaaaatgtatatataatttttacctaTTTATTATAACTCATGATTGCAATAATAACatttgtacataatattatttaaatagatgtTCAGAGTTTCTAAATACAATAATAACGAAATGAATGCTATGAAACAGATAGAAACCTCACCAGCAATACTCAACATCATGCTAAtatcattctaataatttttaaagtttatcctTTTTACAAACTTATTGCCAGAATATTTGCCAGATAAGGCAAACAGTTCAAtagaatctttttaattaatttgcctGCAACATCTCCCTCCTCCCAACTCTTTGTATTACATATAGTTCCTAACTGGATATCTGAAATTGACTATTGTGAGAAATAAACATCATATTGAACACATATCTGCTATTCATGATGaaacatgcttaaaaataaaatatgaaaagaatttcatatagTACAATGAGACTGCTTGATAGAGATTAACTCATCAATTAATCAACACAAAAATCATTCATTACTTTCAAAACAGAAACTTTTCTCTcacctttaaaatataaaattttctttgatatcaGTTTTCTTAATATGTTGTCTGCTTGATGCACAGCATTCTTAGAACAGACTTTTTGAGCttcaatctgaaataaaaataagaaatatatatatatagccaacAAATAACTTATTAGgcttttttagatgttttttttaaaaactattaaaatgagaatagcaaaacaataaggaaaattatttattattattaatattacatgtgTAATGGTGATTCAAATATTGTTACAATGAGGtattgatttacttttttatacatattttagcaTATCAACTTAACAGTAACAATATGAGCAATCAAAGTGCTGTTATGATTAAATTGTTGAAagctgcattttctttttttatacatccATAGTATctattaaatggtttttaaaaaatgttaactcataaaatatatttgtaaatgccagccagcatttaaaaatgaaaatatttttttcaatatgcgaAGAAAATCTCTAAAAACTGAACagcaacacatttttaattatatatgcatCAAATAAGCATTGTAAATAAGAGAAGTAATGAAAACAAGCATTATTATATATCAggttaataatatatatcatgcatttgaaaatagggaacattttcttttcttagagaaagaaaaaacacTTTATGAAGACTTTGATTGACTTTTTGATTTTAGtgacttaataattaatattttttgtagataaaaaatatctttttaaaaaaagtaacatttttttgttgttgttgcaatTTTTATGCCTTTTACAATTGGCTACTTTATAATTGAACAAGAATTTTCTTAGCTGCCAAATCTAAATGAATTCTTCCAGACCAAGGGAGAGGAAGTTGAcaaaaaaatgagcttttaaattgaaatctatgACTTTTTTTAAGATTGCACctgaaaattaaaacttataatgcacttttttctaataaatgacaTGATGATACTCAATTGACTGATTAATAAATTGTCTCAATATTTAAATCCGAAATGATTcactaaataattaatcaaaaactaataactattaaaatttctctaaactAATAGTAAAAAGACCTTGGTAATGCTGAGTAAACTCCTATGCTGgatgaattaatatattacaaGAACTTCATGCTTTgcaatgccatctataaaaatttgtGTATGTGGACCCAGGTGGCCATGTTTGTCAATTTATCAACcacaatcaaataaataatatcaaaaagtacacattatttaaaattaaaacatgtaaatgcagctctatatttcagaaaaggaaaataaagcaacatttcaaaactatcatacaaattttcatattaaagtgATGCATTTTTCAGCATGACAgcacataactttaaaaattcactgtgtctaataaagttttataaatttgatcCAGACATTGTTAACAGTGacaattttttcttgataaattttataaaaatctactttCTACCATACAACTTTTTTCGTCTGAAGGTTGttgtgaatcgcatataagccagtaacaactcttctacccgaacgatcgttttagtataattgttaagttactggactgctaacctaaagatcccaggttctatcctctcgcGCCCCTCAACGCTTCAAGGTCCTTCAGACCTTTTTTGGTCTTTCTTATCATCTAATGCTCTTTACCAGgagaaattcaagtttttttacaCTCATCATAAGAAAGAAAGCTATAGGAACAGAATAGGCCACATCTAACTAACATGCAATTCTCATTACTAATCCAAAATATATAACTCATATATTCAGGTTTAATTTTTATCTACAAAAAGGCTATTAATTCATTctagttaaaacaaattttaatgtattagtaaaatagaatttttttaaataaattttgttagagatgcttttttgtttattttctaatttgaattctGATTACTTCAAAGAATGTATCTAACATTAATCAGTTTCCTCAATTAATTCCTTATACAATATGAGCCACCTTCAGTGATCAGCTAAGTGATTATTAACTTTTTAGGCAGCAAAATTCAtaatatagaatgcattttttttaattcaatgtattATTTGATACAACTTCAAAACAGGAATTTGATTGAATccatttattacaatttactGGGATGAAAATGcatttactatgaaataaaacCAAAAGTGAAAATCCAGCAACTTTACTGCATCAAAGaaggtaattttttaatcataattttaatgctaaaacgAGCTTgtgatcaaattttttaatggatgaatttgaattttatcataacattgttttagattgaaaattaagtaaattttaaaaatatatattaaaaataaagaaaagaattgtcagaaataaaagatcattaaaatattaattttttgaagtttaagataatgcaaaaactatttttgggaaataataGTTTTGGATGATATGAACAAGAGTTTCCATAGCAAGTCATAGTAATTATCTATCTATTGATGGTTAAACCTATTTTCAtgcacaattaaattttatttgatacttgTTTGATacatcttgatttcttttacgcATTCCTTTCTTTGACTAAATGAActtttcagtgaaataaaaaacCCACATCCCAAAAATCCTAATAGTTGATACCATTAATTaatgttgaattaagtgcagctgtaaaatGAAGCAATCAGAAACAATTGTATGACACTTTGCTTACATTTGATTGCTGCCgttcaacaataaataataataatgatttatgtgCCACATACATTAATGTTTCATATATACATAGATAAACGACAAAGGATTCAAGATTTTGAAAAACTGTCTTGGAATTATTATGCAATCAATAAAAAGCcagcattcaaaaattattagggaataatgttttataaaaattatgtatctacaaacaaataaatgcattgaatttcatataattttcaaatgcaactataacatatatctttataaataaatggaaaaatattgatttaaaagcaaagcaaaatttataaaataacctaATAAACGAAAGGAATATACAAGAGATGCAAAACAAAAACATAAGTGATTATAAATTAGTAGTGAAATTACttgacacttttaaaaaaataaatggtacaagaaaataaattatccatCAAATTTTATAAGCTTTTGTTTTGGAGAAATATTAATGATGCAAATgtcttatgaaaaattaaatttaaataaccttCTCTTCATTAATCATCAGCTCAGCAGGATTATTTGCAGCCTCTTCTATCAACTTGATTATTGGTgttctacaaattaaaaataatttacattaaattaagtttcttacaattcataaataaataaaaattcttgatgaatatacatccaaaataaaataaaaatataaggtaAATTGTCAGCAATTCTTATATACATTAAAGtactaaaacatttaaaaaaaaaaaatacagcatatatcatagatttttttttttttttttttttttgcttttgttagaaattattatcataaatcacaatttttatttgtggGTATTAATGAGGATTGATTTTTAATAAGAGTTTCAAATTCTGTACAAAAAAGAATATCAACCCATATCATATATGAAAACACATTCATTTGTCTgacttatttaaaacattataaattttttaaaaatatgagtttgttgaaaagtattataaagttttgaagtactttttttaaaaaaataaattgtatatgctgcaatttccataatttaatttagtatgaAGATcaacaaaatgatgaaaaaataagcattatatcTTCCTCCTTTTCTCTCCcctattctaattaaggaatgtAAAAAAAGGTTACCACAgtataaacacattttatttcattcataattcaaaatatatgtgtTGTCAACAACATATGTTTGTTTAAGTAAAGAAAGTTTCAACTCTATCAggattactattttaaaataaccaaaaatataatatcttaaaaattagaaatattaagaaaacttaCAGTGCAGAGCAATTCAAGTCAGTCGAGGAATCAAACACCAGAGAATATTTTTCCCATTTATATTTAACAGGGTTTGGATATTCCATACAAGTCagcatcattttaattttctgttcagGAATATTATAGCCTCTGGTGGAATT encodes:
- the LOC129966093 gene encoding L-seryl-tRNA(Sec) kinase-like, whose protein sequence is MSCIVLVGGLIGCGKSTLVNFFLDHQNELLKNSFYNENDERINESEEIKAYKIMFDELCSIKEQAELMKSLKGWKNFRVDLLMASEYFISSVCGLECQATGPLSERSQNLYNQIQKLNNPSSTARAIFFVEDNFYYRSMRYEWFQIARRNNIGFCEVFVQCPLNMAIYRNSTRGYNIPEQKIKMMLTCMEYPNPVKYKWEKYSLVFDSSTDLNCSALTPIIKLIEEAANNPAELMINEEKIEAQKVCSKNAVHQADNILRKLISKKILYFKENISDEGDLKSLVSFTIDAKQELLNGIRNGKVNLPEEVLENLKELGIEKVHQEYEDILNEIFENTLQCKMADVDFLSRTFSKTLNLKNGYIS